The sequence below is a genomic window from Lolium perenne isolate Kyuss_39 chromosome 7, Kyuss_2.0, whole genome shotgun sequence.
gcacgtccgatgctggtgcaagggcgtgccacctgacctatacctggtcaggaaggtgatggagatgcctcgcttagtttcctgcatggcatacacgtaaacattaaatacgagcctcgatcggctctcaggttatcctgtgaatcggctgaaggagccgatccacccatgattcgtacaaggtgcacgaatatatggtggtcctgcttgatcaagataaagctaacacgatctacgacgatttagggttttcaccgcataaccggatcatcctactcacgattgggcctcgcggccacgcacggtgatcgtaagccgatcctagatagggcctaaaaaccaacacgaggttgatccccggaacatcctgtctaggactagcaaacgacaccctacgtgccgctggatcctccaaccctttgtaaggcctaactattgcagatattaaactaatccttgaagaacaaggagcaaccgtaacggatcggatctactaaataatgatcaagcggggtgccgcccctacacctaatataggtgtaagggcggctagatgtgtaAGGATTgcactaagataggtgtaagggcggctagatgtgtaagggttgcactacgacagcatattatacgaagaacaatgctaaccctaacacatctaagataactacgttgctcgccatcaacaaggcttcagtacgagcaacgcatgaacaacaaagaagcttgtgctgcctagatcgcaagatgcgatctaggcagcatgatgcttaccggtagaaaccctcgagacgaaggagttggcgatgcgccgagattgatttgtggtgaacgttggttgttgtttatttcataaaccctagatacatatttatagtccaggggactttctaatttaggcgtgcacctaaccgtgcatgggttaaactctatcttgcaatgtaagatgcgatctactaactATAGATACACGGGCACATTAGcctaaactttgcataacaggccgattcacgtatttcttccaaatATAATCTTCaactccatcttgatcgcggcccacctctgacttggtcaaattctggtgataacacacatTTTTTTCTAGTTTCTACGGTAACGAGTATCATGCAATATCGATCAATGTGGGAAGGTTAAATGTTTAGTACAATATCGTGGGAAAAAACGTGGGACTCACCAGTCTTAATCTAACCTCGCACTTTCTTAAAAAACATCGAACCAGAGTGTTAAGCCCGTTTAACCACCTGTGTCGCATCTAGGCTATTTAGGAACTGAGAATCTCCGCACGAGAGGGATTGCTACGAACGATGTCATGTTTTGTCTAATACCACCAAAATGTGTCCCACATTAGCTATTTGCCCGGTGAGAAACACACCTAAGAAAAAATGAAGCCGTAAATATCTTTAGAAGCCCCTCGGCCCCTCCACATTTTGTGATTTATTATACAACAATACCATTATTGTGCCAATAAGTTAATACTGAGGCATATATTAAAAGGTGTACACACTAGTAGAATTCCGACAATTAGAGACTATGCTGAGGCGCGCGGTTCTGGCTGAAAAATGGACCAAATCCAAAGAGTGTCCTCTCAGCCCAGTTATTTTTTTAAACACAACCtccaaataaataaataaatgttTCCAATAAATAAATTTTAGAGTTTCTACAATGTTGTAACCGTCTCCAATTATTAGTGTGCCGGCCCAAAAACAACCCGCCCTCGAAAAAAAGAAGCATTGCAGCCGGCGCAAATACATGGCCGATTCCAAAAAGTTGTGAGTCAGACAAGGAAGAGTTATATTTTAAGAGCTGGTTTAAAATTTGGACCATCTGCAGGGAATCATTCACTTCTTCCTACCTTCCCGGTATGTGTTCACCTGAAGAGGTAATGCCTCTCGGTGAAGCTGAGCGACAGGTGCCATGGTGGCGTGGTGGTGCTTGCATGCATCTGTGTGCTGCTCCATCAAACGAAATCGGTCGTGTCGCGTACATGATCATGAGTGTGAGACACGGCAATTTATAGAGACCTATAGGATGTGGTGAAGCGTGGGTTGTTGCTAGCATTATGCTTTTCTCCGATTACTCACCTCAACTTTCTAagtatttttgtacatataccaaATCATAGCACTGAGGAGAAGGCTCTTTAAACTTTTTAATGAAGAAGGAGTGTGGCAAGAATTGCTACATAACAAATACCTAAGACAGAAGACGTTATCGTAGGTGCAAGCTAGGCCTACCGATTCCCCATTCTGGAAAGGATTGTTAGGGGTTAAACATGAGTTTTTTGCTAGGGGTTTTTTCAAGGTGGGTTATGGTATGAGTATCCGCTTCTGGGAAGATACCTGGTTAGGAAATACTCCGTTGGCTCAACAGTATCCGTTATTATATAATATTGTACACCATAAGAATGTCACCGTTGCACAGGTGTTAGCCCAAACACCACTCAATATTACTTTCCGAAGGGTGTTGAGTGGTAACAAATGGACTTCATGGTTACAATTATGTCGGAAACTCATGATGGTACATTTGAATGAAGAAGATGACCGTTTTGTTTGGAATTTGACATCTAATGGTTTGTTTATAGTGAAGTCGATGTATGAAGATCTTATGTGTGACCATACCCCTTTCTGAGAAAGTATCTCTGGAAGGTTACAATTCCACTTAAgattaagattttcatgtggtttttgAGTAATAAGGTTCTGTTAACTAAAGACAATCTAGCTAAACGCCATTGGAATGGGTGTACACAATGTGTTTTTTGTGGGGAACAGGAGACCATTCAGCACCTTTTTATGGATTGTCCTCTAGCTAAACTCGTATGGTGTACGGTTAATTTCACTTATGATTTTCCACCTCCGACCAATATTACcattatgtttggtaattggttaaatggagtagatagacaatctaaggcttttatccggattggggtttctgctttatgttggtctatttgaagggtcagaaatgatataattttttaaaataaaaaagcctcttttcatttcttgcaggttatccatatggtctCTCATTGGGTCCAGCTTTGGCCCTACTCTCTCCGGTGGAGCAGCGGGATGCCATagcttctggatgcacacggctcctgatggtcgctcaggatatcttatgCCACGCTGGTTGGCAATATACTAGAAGACTATGTTGATGCGTAGTCATAGTATGTGTTGTTTctgatggttgatttttgtatcaatcaTCGGTGATGCGTGAGGTGTAAAagatactattttgtattttttttaataaatggccgtatgcatcatcatgatgcagaagaagCCGGGGTATACCCTCATTTCGGAAAAAAAAAACCTAAGCATACAAATTAGTTGCTTGCTAGCTATCTTGCCATGCAAGAAACTACCAAATGAAATCACTCCGGGATATATGTATGAAAACCTGTTGTCCATGCATCAATGGCATGGTAATATACACATAAAAGCATTATCATGAAGAAACATGAGGTGCGTAGAGGATGATAAACTGTAAGTTGCATGAGTGCATGACAAAACATTATCCACAAAGGCCATCAATGAAAGTTTCCAGAAATTAATCAGCATGTGTATCACCCTATCATACTTCTTGTTTGCTTTCATCAAATTCATGTTTCAGCACAAAACTAGAGACAAGAGATAAGTATATTTAGATAGATGCACAATGTATGAGAGAACAAATAACTGATCTCATGTAGCATTGGCCCAAAGAATTGAAATATCTCACATGGATATTGGATTATACACATTACGGTGCAAGCTGGGGAAAAACATTGTGATGATCGAATACATCAAAAGTGGAATTTTGTTGCATTTTGAAGTTCTAtataagatagtcgccaaaatacACAACTCACTGATATGAGATATTCCCTATGGTTTCTCGACTATATGATCATGATAAGATACCCTCTGTAATAAGGGAGGTTTGTACATGTCTTACTTTCTAATTTTATACACCCAAATAAAAACATCAAATACTGCAACTACCAAAGGAAGGCTCTGCATACTAGACTCGATTCGAGGCATCTTCAAAATTATCTCGTCTCCCCTTCTTCCGACTACTTTCCTCAGATCCAAGCAAACAAAACATCCCCGCCACCGATGCTAAGGCCATGATAGCAATGAAGACCAAGTCATGCCAATCAGGGCGAAAGACGGAGAGGGCGACCGCCAAAGAGATTATCACGGCCCCGGTGGCGACCAGCATCATCATCGATGCCAACTGCATTTAAAGAACAATTATCGAAAAAAAATGAGCGAATAACAAACCAATTATGCACGGATGATGGAACAAGTATGAACGAATGAATGACTCCCGGTTAACTAGCAACGCAAAATATGTCTATTGGTTAATCATGGGGGTACGTACCATGGAGTGTAGCCCTGTACCGGGTGCGCTGCATGCATTGAGTTCCGCTTGCTTCTTCTCGTTCTCCCAGCGTTTGATTAGCACGAGGTGGATCATGGCCGTGGAGTAGAggtaggcgatggcgttgatcatCACGTCGTGCCGATCTTGCCATACAGCAGATGCAGAGATGGCGAAGAAGACGGACATCATTAAACAGACCATTACGTGCTGCATGCCCAAAACAAGCAGATTTGCACATCATCATGCATGGATTAATTGACGGAGTACTCATTCAGATCCGGACACATTAGTTAACCGCCATTAACACACAGAAGCACAGACGTGCAATCAAGATGGAAATAGGGTCGATAGGTACCAGGAAGACTTTCTCGCAGTTGTCATGGAGGTACGCCGCTGATGCCTCAGCCGGCAACGGCTGCCGCTTGGTGGCCTTCGTCGTTGAGCTACTGCTCGGCAGCGCATGGTAGGCGGACGTCGCGTAATTGGAGATCATGTTCAACGTTGCCGTAACTACTCTGCCTAGGTATTTGTTTATGGAGATTATGTTCAACGTTGCCGTAACTGCCTCTGCATCAAACGTATAAGGAGATAATTCTCAATAAAAAAAACCGTATAAGAAAGGATATGGTAGAAATTAATCAACAGCGAACCACCTCGTTCGCAGATAAATAAAGGATGCTGAGATCGGTGACACAGCTAGCTTGGCGGAGTTGTGGGCAGGCCCGGCTGTTTGTGCCCGATGCTATTTGTGCAAAGGCATCAATTGTCCTCCAATCCTGCCGTCGTTCCTTCTCTTCATACGCACACACGACCTACGAGTACGACCTACGAACATGGAGAACGAAGACCATGTTGCAGCCGTGGCCGCTATAGGCTGCCGCCGGTGCACTAGCAGCACTACTATGTCCCCTACGAGGAGGAACAGGAGGAGACCCTCCAAGACCTGGACTCCCCGCAGTCCCGGAGCCAGGTGTCCGACCTCTTTCCACCGCTGGTGATCCTCATGTTGATCATAAGGGAACTAGCTTCTAGAAGCCCATAATAAGCCATAAATCTAGAAGTCTAAAGGGGAGGGAGACTAGCTTCTATGAGCTTCTACCGACCATAGTTTCTCTTCTAGAAGCCCATAATAAGCCATAATTCTAGAAGCCTGAAGGGAGACTAGCTTCTATGAGCTTCTACCGACCATTGTTTCTCTTCTAGAAGCCCATAATATAATAAGCCATAATTCTAGAAGCCTAAAGAGGAGGGAGACTAGCTTCTATGAGTTTCTACCGACCATTGTTTCTCTCCACCGAAAGCTATAAGCCTGCTTATGATTTATGCATAAGCTCAAAAATGGTTTGAAGTGAAATTTTAGAACTTTGATGAAATCTAAACCTTTTTAATTGTCATAGAAATTTAAGTGATCCTATTAGTCCTCGTAATATTTTCTGAGAAACCTCTTCAGACGCATTTTTCCTCACACGTAGAGAGAAGTCTGAACCGCATCTCAAAATAAAAAAAGTCTAAACCGAGCAACATAGAGATCACGAGTTGTGGTGTCAGACACGACTGAATCGGCAAATTAATGATCTTTCACGGATGCATGTACAAACATATATACAGTACAAGATTCGAGCTCGACCACCAATGGCGACCGCAAGATTGAGCTCGATATCAGTCGAAGAACGGGTAATCACTAATCAGTGTACCCCACGGCAGGATCAGCGGCACCGGCGCCGTAGAAGGTGGCCACGTCGCACTCGTTGAGCGGCGCGCCCAGCTCGAACCGCCTCGGCAGGTCCGGGTTCGCCAGGAAAAGCCGCCCGTATGCCACGgacagagatcaggtgacatgcaatagGCATGTCACCGATGAACAGTGCTGTGACATGCAACCATGTTCTAATCGTTGGATTGAAAATGGATGGCCAGATGAACATGAACAGTAGCGCTACAGGAACAATCTACAGTGCACCGCTACAGGGACAAATCTACAGTGCGTCGCTACAGTACATCTGCTACAGGGGTCCTCTACAGTCGTCGCTACAGTGCTTGATCTTGTCTACTCATT
It includes:
- the LOC127319225 gene encoding uncharacterized protein, which produces MISNYATSAYHALPSSSSTTKATKRQPLPAEASAAYLHDNCEKVFLHVMVCLMMSVFFAISASAVWQDRHDVMINAIAYLYSTAMIHLVLIKRWENEKKQAELNACSAPGTGLHSMLASMMMLVATGAVIISLAVALSVFRPDWHDLVFIAIMALASVAGMFCLLGSEESSRKKGRRDNFEDASNRV